A DNA window from Peromyscus leucopus breed LL Stock chromosome 3, UCI_PerLeu_2.1, whole genome shotgun sequence contains the following coding sequences:
- the Nap1l5 gene encoding nucleosome assembly protein 1-like 5: MADPEKQGPAESRAEDEVMEGAQGGEDAATGADGAAAPAAEEPQAPAENAPKPKNEFIESLPNSVKCRVLALKKLQKRCDKIEAKFDKEFQALEKKYNDIYKPLLAKIQELTGEMEGCAWTLEEEDDDDDDEEDDTEDEEEEAAAGATGGPDDLKK; this comes from the coding sequence ATGGCCGACCCCGAGAAGCAGGGACCCGCTGAGAGCCGCGCCGAAGACGAGGTAATGGAGGGTGCCCAGGGTGGCGAGGATGCGGCAACCGGCGCCGACGGTGCCGCTGCGCCCGCGGCCGAGGAGCCCCAGGCCCCCGCGGAGAACGCGCCCAAGCCCAAGAACGAATTTATCGAGAGCCTGCCCAATTCTGTCAAGTGCCGGGTCCTGGCGCTCAAAAAGCTGCAGAAGCGCTGCGATAAGATCGAGGCCAAATTTGACAAGGAGTTCCAGGCTCTGGAGAAGAAGTACAACGACATCTACAAGCCTCTTCTCGCCAAGATCCAGGAGCTCACCGGGGAGATGGAGGGCTGCGCGTGGAccctggaggaggaagatgatgatgacgacgacgaggAAGACGACACCGAGgacgaggaagaggaggcagcggCTGGCGCAACCGGGGGTCCCGACGACCTCAAGAAGTGA